ACACTCACAGAGCAGGAAGAATTCATTTCGCTCTGGAATAAGTAGTTCTAAAATATTTACTATGATGGACCCTTAGAAGGAGCCCTACGAGATGAAAATTAAAAGTCCATACCTAAACACAAGTAATTATATTTGGGCAAAAGGCAATTTACACACACATACATCTATAAGTGATGGTATTTATTCTCCACAGGAAACAGCAGATAAATATGCATCTATGGGATATCAATTTTTGATGTTTAGCGACCATGATATCCTAACCGACATTACAGAGGTAAAAGTAGATGGAATGGTTATCATTGCTGGAAATGAAATTACCATAGATGGACCGCATATTCTACACATAAATGCCAGAAATAAAATAGAACCCTATCCAGACCGACAAAAGGTTATAAATAACATTATTCAGAATGGTGGATTTGCCATTATCTCCCACCCAAACTGGGAAGAAGATTTTAATCACTGTCCACAAGAACTTTTAGAATCATGGCAAAACTACACAGGAATAGAAATTTACAATGGTATTGTGCGTCAACTCCCAGGAAACCCCAGTGCTACTGACCGTTGGGATTTACTCCTTTCTAAAGGAATATATGTATG
Above is a window of Candidatus Hydrogenedens sp. DNA encoding:
- a CDS encoding CehA/McbA family metallohydrolase; translation: MKIKSPYLNTSNYIWAKGNLHTHTSISDGIYSPQETADKYASMGYQFLMFSDHDILTDITEVKVDGMVIIAGNEITIDGPHILHINARNKIEPYPDRQKVINNIIQNGGFAIISHPNWEEDFNHCPQELLESWQNYTGIEIYNGIVRQLPGNPSATDRWDLLLSKGIYVWGYAHDDAHWEDNYGVAWNVVQVETLSFSNVLNALKKGCFYASSGVEINQISVHGNIISIKSSNAKKIAVVVDYGRRIHQCKGNNIDFEVKDNFPYTYLRFELWGDGEDQAWTQPFFIQR